One Alnus glutinosa chromosome 3, dhAlnGlut1.1, whole genome shotgun sequence genomic region harbors:
- the LOC133864129 gene encoding mediator of RNA polymerase II transcription subunit 15a-like produces the protein MDTLKRHLPVSCQEGLHEPKKMAIRFEEKIYTAATSQSDYLRKISLKMLTMETKSQNPIVNSLPSNAAGSSNEHPDSGAHIYTSVVASLDSMAQTGHANGGDWQEEVCQELKAIKEKLESYEKQILDFINTNGARNPVASLQQGQLPPPNLHSMHQPESPITKMQSHENQMNPQLQSMNLQGSVSSLVFTAQTGNANGGDWQEEAYQKIKAMKEMYLPEINEMHQKIATKLQQYDSLPQQPKSDQLEKLKMFRTMLERIITFLQVPKSSILPNFKEKLGSYERQILNFINTNKPRKPVSSLQQGQTGHANGGDWQEEVYQKIKAMKEMYLPEINEMHQKIATKLQQSDSLPQQPKSDMLEKLKMFRTMLERIITFLQVPKSSILPNFKEKLGSYEKQILNFINTNKPRKPVSSLQQGQLPPPHMHSMQQPQSQITYKVL, from the exons ATGGACACATTGAAGAGGCATCTTCCTGTTTCTTGCCAAGAGGGATTACATGAACCCAAGAAAATGGCCATAAGGTTTGAGGAAAAGATTTACACTGCTGCCACAAGCCAG TCAGATTATCTACGAAAAATATCTCTGAAGATGCTTACAATGGAAACCAAGTCTCAGAATCCTATAGTCAATTCTTTGCCATCCAATGCTGCTGGCAGTAGCAATGAGCACCCAGATTCAG GTGCTCATATTTACACATCAGTTGTAGCGTCTCTGGATTCCATGGCTCAGACAGGACATGCAAATGGGGGTGATTGGCAAGAGGAGGTTTGTCAAGAG CTCAAAGCCATTAAGGAGAAGTTGGAATCTTATGAGAAGCAGATATTAGACTTTATAAACACAAATGGGGCAAGGAACCCTGTTGCTTCACTGCAGCAAGGACAGCTTCCCCCGCCAAATTTGCACTCTATGCATCAGCCAGAATCTCCAATTACTAAAATGCAGTCTCATGAAAATCAAATGAACCCTCAGTTGCAATCAATGAACTTACAAGGTTCTGTATCATCTCTAGTTTTCACAGCTCAGACAGGAAATGCAAATGGGGGTGATTGGCAAGAGGAGGCTTATCAAAAG ATCAAAGCCATGAAGGAGATGTACTTACCTGAAATAAATGAAATGCACCAGAAAATTGCTACTAAATTGCAGCAG TATGATTCTCTTCCACAACAACCAAAGTCAGATCAGCTTGAGAAGTTGAAAATGTTTAGGACTATGTTGGAGCGTATTATAACATTCTTACAGGTTCCTAAAAGTAGCATATTACCCAATTTCAAGGAGAAGTTGGGATCTTATGAGAGGcagatattaaattttataaacacAAATAAGCCAAGGAAGCCTGTTTCTTCACTGCAGCAAGGACAGACAGGACATGCAAATGGGGGTGATTGGCAAGAGGAGGTTTATCAAAAG ATCAAAGCCATGAAGGAGATGTACTTACCTGAAATAAATGAAATGCACCAGAAAATTGCTACTAAATTGCAGCAG TCTGATTCTCTTCCGCAACAACCAAAGTCAGATATGCTTGAGAAGTTGAAAATGTTTAGGACTATGTTGGAGCGTATTATAACATTCTTACAGGTTCCTAAAAGTAGCATATTACCCAATTTCAAGGAGAAGTTGGGATCTTATGAGAAGcagatattaaattttataaacacAAATAAGCCAAGGAAGCCTGTTTCTTCACTGCAGCAAGGACAGCTTCCCCCGCCACATATGCACTCTATGCAGCAGCCACAATCTCAAATTACTTACAAGGTTCTGTAG